A single window of Enoplosus armatus isolate fEnoArm2 chromosome 22, fEnoArm2.hap1, whole genome shotgun sequence DNA harbors:
- the lamtor4 gene encoding ragulator complex protein LAMTOR4, whose translation MTTAALTAGLERIPDQLGYLVISEDGVLASAGELENDEHTAGVMMQMIRTASRFRLPGSAEPPFKRMSVILEDFVYTVTVSGQKVFVVKRQNNQQEPINI comes from the exons ATG ACGACAGCAGCTTTGACTGCGGGTCTGGAGCGGATCCCGGATCAGCTCGGTTACCTGGTCATCAGCGAGGACGGAGTTCTGGCC TCTGCAGGTGAGCTGGAGAACGATGAACATACAGCAGGAGTGATGATGCAGATGATTCGAACAGCGAGTCGATTCAGGTTACCTGGATCAGCTGAGCCACCCTTCAAACGCATGTCAG TGATTCTGGAGGATTTCGTTTACACTGTGACAGTTTCTGGTCAGAAAGTTTTTGTGGTCAAACGTCAGAATAACCAGCAGGAACCAATCAACATctag